In a genomic window of Myxococcus fulvus:
- a CDS encoding serine hydrolase translates to MKLAWMDAGVAVGLGFLLAVSPAAAASRKDKEAVERLAARYHALNQFNGSLLVADETGVVLKKGYGQANMEWGIPAGPDTKFRIGSVTKQFTATLILQLVGEGKVRLEDPVTKYLTDYRQDTGSRVTVTHLLNHTSGIPSYTSNPKFGDVARDPFTVAAFVKEHCSGDLQFEPGTKYAYNNSGYFLLGAIIEKVTGKTYAQVLEERIFKPAGMKNSGYDVSATVLPKRAEGYDFKSGQYVNADYLDMGLPYAAGSIYSTVEDLYLWDQALRGSTLLSEELKKKMTTPGLDQYGFGVSLEPFTLDDGKTKLTAVYHGGGINGFSSFFVRVPEKKQVVVALSNVGRGARPRPLSEGVLSILNGVAPKQPLKSIADELSRILATGTAQQALATYQQLKGGKAGAEYFFGAGELNRVGYDLLRVGRVPEAIEVFKANVEQFPEDGNVHDSLGEAYLAQGNKALAKASYRRSLELDPSNTNAEKVLKELDAPEAKKAP, encoded by the coding sequence ATGAAGCTGGCTTGGATGGACGCAGGTGTCGCGGTGGGCCTGGGGTTCTTGTTGGCGGTCTCCCCGGCCGCGGCGGCGAGCCGCAAGGACAAGGAGGCGGTGGAGCGGCTGGCCGCGAGGTACCACGCGCTCAACCAGTTCAACGGGAGCCTGCTGGTCGCGGACGAGACGGGCGTGGTCCTCAAGAAGGGCTACGGCCAGGCGAACATGGAGTGGGGGATTCCCGCCGGGCCCGACACGAAGTTCCGCATCGGCTCCGTCACCAAGCAGTTCACCGCCACGCTCATCCTGCAGCTCGTGGGAGAGGGGAAGGTGAGGCTGGAGGACCCGGTGACGAAGTACCTGACGGACTACCGGCAGGACACGGGCTCGCGCGTCACGGTGACGCACCTGTTGAACCACACCTCCGGCATCCCCAGCTACACGTCGAACCCGAAGTTCGGCGACGTGGCCAGGGACCCCTTCACCGTCGCCGCGTTCGTGAAGGAGCACTGCTCGGGCGACCTGCAGTTCGAGCCGGGGACGAAGTACGCGTACAACAACTCGGGCTACTTCCTCCTGGGCGCCATCATCGAGAAGGTGACGGGCAAGACGTACGCGCAGGTGCTGGAGGAGCGCATCTTCAAGCCGGCGGGCATGAAGAACTCGGGCTACGACGTGTCCGCGACGGTGCTCCCCAAGCGCGCGGAGGGCTATGACTTCAAGTCGGGCCAGTACGTCAACGCGGACTACCTGGACATGGGGCTGCCGTACGCGGCGGGCTCCATCTACTCGACGGTGGAGGACCTGTACCTGTGGGACCAGGCGCTGCGGGGCTCCACCCTGCTGTCGGAGGAGCTGAAGAAGAAGATGACCACGCCGGGCCTGGACCAGTACGGCTTCGGGGTGTCGCTGGAGCCGTTCACGCTGGACGATGGCAAGACGAAGCTGACGGCCGTCTACCACGGGGGTGGCATCAACGGGTTCAGCTCCTTCTTCGTGCGGGTTCCCGAGAAGAAGCAGGTCGTCGTCGCGCTCTCCAACGTGGGGCGCGGCGCGAGGCCCCGGCCGCTGTCCGAGGGCGTGCTGAGCATCCTGAACGGCGTCGCGCCGAAGCAGCCGCTCAAGTCCATCGCGGACGAGCTCTCTCGCATCCTGGCCACGGGCACCGCGCAGCAGGCGCTGGCCACGTACCAGCAGCTCAAGGGCGGCAAGGCGGGCGCCGAGTACTTCTTCGGCGCGGGGGAGCTCAACCGCGTCGGGTATGACCTGTTGCGCGTGGGCCGCGTGCCGGAGGCCATCGAGGTCTTCAAGGCCAACGTGGAGCAGTTCCCCGAGGATGGGAACGTCCACGACAGCCTGGGCGAGGCGTACCTGGCCCAGGGGAACAAGGCCCTGGCGAAGGCGAGCTATCGCCGCTCGCTGGAACTGGACCCGTCCAACACCAACGCGGAGAAGGTGCTCAAGGAGCTGGACGCGCCCGAGGCGAAGAAGGCGCCCTGA
- the exoM gene encoding spore coat polysaccharide flippase ExoM, which translates to MSGAASPAAGGSFLGRAGPLVLARLFTAGLTLSIPLVLARVLHLDEYGTYYQLFLIATTLYYVLPFGVVQSLYYFLPRTGEKRPYLGQTLLFMSGAGVLGALLVFALMGPVAAWFSNPQLLEYRWELAAYTAFLLGSFPLEVSLTAQGRTKASAVVYLVSDAVRASVMVLPPLLGFSLHGLMVAVCGFTALRFVATWVVCLRGVTGPLVSGPLLRAQLAYAAPFGAAMFLAIPQQNAHLYMVAGAVAPAMYALYRVGCFQLPVVDLLYTPTSEVLMVRLGELEREGRLEEGVDAFREAAGKLAYVFLPFAAFLFAAAPEFIGALFGEKFLPAVPVFRISVLGVVLSILPMDGTLRARGLTRAIFVSYAVKAAVTVPLVYFGVKHLGMMGGIGSWAVAEVVGKVLLLTRIPAALSTPRRSLRLVDVIPWRELGRASLAAGAAGLAVFVLRSAAQGAWGHLPQGFFWRVLPLAVAGVLFSVGYVVMLYVAGVRPLAVLAGLRPRRTA; encoded by the coding sequence GTGAGCGGAGCCGCATCACCGGCGGCGGGGGGCTCGTTCCTCGGCCGCGCCGGTCCCCTGGTGTTGGCCCGGCTGTTCACCGCCGGGCTGACGCTGTCCATTCCGCTCGTGCTCGCCCGGGTGCTGCACCTGGACGAGTACGGCACGTACTACCAGCTGTTCCTCATCGCCACGACGCTCTACTACGTGCTGCCGTTCGGCGTGGTGCAGAGCCTGTACTACTTCCTGCCGCGCACCGGCGAGAAGCGGCCGTACCTGGGGCAGACGCTGCTGTTCATGTCGGGCGCGGGCGTGTTGGGCGCGCTGCTCGTCTTCGCGTTGATGGGCCCGGTGGCGGCGTGGTTCTCCAACCCCCAGTTGCTCGAGTACCGGTGGGAGCTGGCGGCCTACACCGCGTTCCTGCTGGGCAGCTTCCCGCTGGAGGTGTCGCTCACGGCGCAGGGGCGCACCAAGGCCTCGGCCGTGGTGTACCTGGTGTCGGACGCGGTGCGGGCCTCGGTGATGGTGCTGCCGCCGCTCCTCGGCTTCTCGTTGCACGGGCTGATGGTGGCGGTGTGCGGCTTCACGGCGCTGCGCTTCGTGGCGACGTGGGTCGTCTGTCTGCGCGGTGTCACGGGGCCCCTGGTGAGCGGGCCGCTGTTGCGCGCGCAGCTGGCGTACGCGGCGCCCTTCGGCGCGGCGATGTTCCTGGCGATTCCCCAGCAGAACGCGCACCTGTACATGGTGGCGGGCGCGGTGGCGCCGGCGATGTACGCGCTGTACCGCGTGGGCTGCTTCCAGCTGCCGGTGGTGGACCTGCTCTACACGCCCACCAGCGAGGTGCTGATGGTGCGCCTGGGGGAGCTGGAGCGGGAAGGGCGCCTGGAGGAGGGCGTGGACGCGTTCCGCGAGGCGGCCGGAAAGCTGGCGTATGTGTTCCTGCCCTTCGCGGCGTTCCTCTTCGCGGCGGCGCCGGAGTTCATCGGCGCGCTGTTCGGCGAGAAGTTCCTGCCGGCCGTGCCGGTGTTCCGCATCAGCGTGCTCGGGGTGGTGCTCTCCATCCTGCCCATGGACGGGACGCTCCGGGCGCGCGGGCTGACGCGGGCCATCTTCGTCTCGTACGCGGTGAAGGCGGCGGTGACGGTGCCGCTGGTGTACTTCGGCGTGAAGCACCTGGGGATGATGGGCGGCATCGGCTCGTGGGCGGTGGCGGAGGTGGTGGGCAAGGTGCTCTTGCTCACCCGGATTCCGGCGGCGCTGTCCACGCCCCGACGCTCCTTGCGTCTGGTGGACGTCATCCCGTGGCGGGAGCTGGGGCGCGCGTCGCTGGCGGCGGGGGCGGCGGGGCTGGCCGTGTTCGTGCTCCGGTCGGCGGCGCAGGGGGCCTGGGGGCACCTGCCCCAGGGCTTCTTCTGGCGCGTGCTGCCCCTGGCGGTGGCCGGGGTGCTGTTCTCGGTGGGCTACGTGGTGATGCTGTACGTCGCGGGCGTGCGGCCGCTGGCGGTGCTCGCGGGGCTGCGTCCCCGGAGGACGGCCTGA
- a CDS encoding cytochrome c maturation protein CcmE has translation MTPVARNRIFALGALLVAAAGLGFVAFGNIGENLVYYWSPSEMLAQGDKAYTATIRLGGVVQPGSIQWNAEHTTLHFRVANDVTEGAASVLVRSTETPPQMFRDKIGVVVEGTYDASGVFSSNRLMVNHSNEYRAPKEGEDPNKWRETLSDGTTTASATPGAEAR, from the coding sequence ATGACGCCTGTCGCCCGTAATCGGATCTTCGCCCTGGGAGCGCTGCTCGTGGCCGCCGCTGGCCTGGGCTTCGTCGCCTTCGGCAACATCGGTGAGAACCTCGTCTACTACTGGAGCCCGTCGGAGATGCTGGCCCAGGGTGACAAGGCCTACACGGCCACCATCCGCCTGGGCGGCGTGGTGCAGCCGGGCAGCATCCAGTGGAACGCCGAACACACCACCCTGCACTTCCGCGTCGCCAACGACGTGACGGAGGGCGCCGCCAGCGTGCTGGTGCGCTCCACGGAGACGCCGCCGCAGATGTTCCGCGACAAGATTGGCGTCGTGGTGGAGGGCACGTACGACGCCTCCGGCGTGTTCAGCTCCAACCGGCTGATGGTGAACCACTCGAACGAGTACCGCGCCCCCAAGGAAGGCGAGGACCCGAACAAGTGGCGTGAGACGCTGTCGGACGGCACGACGACGGCGAGCGCCACGCCCGGAGCGGAGGCGCGGTGA
- a CDS encoding phosphagen kinase → MLARKHLTPRLEARLRACTTRNGWTLKAALRSGAEQPDSRIGIYAGDSESYATFAPLFDPIIQELAEGASRGHRSDFSLEGLPLEDLDPTGEYVLSTRIRVGRNLARYAFPPAIHAEDRRRLEAEVVDALAGLPEGLSGVYRPLGALSEDEREELKARHCLFSAEDRFLESAGALRDWPEGRGIFTSASQRLLVWVNEEDALRVISMQPGGDLARAFLRLRGALAYLDARLDFAWDPARGYHTSCPTNLGTAMRASVHVRLPCLSSRPGFEARCKALGLAVRGLHGEHSAPEDSVYDLSNEHRLGVSERDIYARLHSGVRRLIELEQTLRGTRRQRRRARGG, encoded by the coding sequence ATGTTGGCTCGAAAGCACCTGACACCTCGGCTCGAGGCGCGCCTGCGCGCCTGCACCACCCGGAATGGCTGGACGTTGAAGGCGGCGCTGCGCAGTGGCGCGGAGCAGCCGGACTCGCGCATCGGCATCTATGCCGGGGACAGCGAGTCGTACGCGACGTTCGCGCCGTTGTTCGACCCCATCATCCAGGAGCTCGCGGAGGGCGCCTCGCGAGGACACCGCAGCGACTTTTCGCTGGAGGGACTGCCGCTGGAGGACCTGGACCCGACGGGTGAGTACGTCCTGTCGACGCGCATCCGCGTGGGGCGCAACCTGGCGCGCTATGCGTTTCCTCCAGCCATCCACGCGGAGGACCGGAGGCGGTTGGAGGCGGAGGTCGTCGACGCGCTCGCGGGATTGCCCGAGGGGCTCTCGGGTGTCTATCGACCGCTGGGCGCGCTGAGCGAGGACGAGCGGGAGGAATTGAAGGCGCGGCATTGTCTCTTCTCCGCGGAGGACCGCTTCCTCGAGAGCGCGGGCGCGTTGAGGGACTGGCCAGAGGGGCGCGGCATCTTCACGTCCGCGAGCCAGCGCCTGCTGGTCTGGGTCAACGAGGAGGACGCCCTGCGCGTCATCAGCATGCAGCCCGGGGGAGACCTGGCGCGGGCCTTCCTGCGGCTGCGCGGGGCGCTGGCGTATCTCGATGCTCGGCTGGACTTCGCGTGGGACCCGGCGCGCGGATATCACACGTCGTGCCCCACGAACCTGGGCACCGCCATGCGAGCTTCGGTGCACGTGCGCCTGCCCTGTCTGTCTTCACGGCCCGGGTTCGAGGCGCGCTGCAAGGCATTGGGGCTCGCCGTGCGGGGACTCCACGGCGAGCACTCCGCACCGGAGGACAGCGTGTATGACCTCTCCAACGAGCACCGGCTGGGGGTCTCCGAGCGCGATATCTACGCGCGACTCCATTCGGGTGTGCGGCGGCTCATCGAGCTGGAGCAGACCCTGCGGGGCACCCGTCGCCAGCGACGACGGGCGCGCGGGGGCTGA
- a CDS encoding TlpA family protein disulfide reductase — translation MKRWRYTLGFVVLSVALLTVLYKGFGRNPHEVPFMLTGKPAPDFVLRSLTNNERVSLADLKGRPLVINFWASWCVPCQYEHPVLEWGHREYGSKAVFLGVVFEDSEDNARAFLRRQEARFPQLIDPRSRMAVSYGVAGVPETYFIDPSGIIRGKHVGPIDPESLTRRIREITTTSEPAAEAQRP, via the coding sequence ATGAAGCGCTGGCGCTACACGCTGGGCTTCGTCGTCCTCTCCGTGGCGCTGCTCACGGTGCTCTACAAGGGCTTCGGGCGCAACCCGCACGAGGTGCCCTTCATGCTGACGGGCAAGCCCGCGCCGGACTTCGTGCTGCGCTCGCTGACCAACAACGAGCGGGTGAGCCTGGCGGACCTGAAGGGCCGCCCGTTGGTCATCAACTTCTGGGCGTCCTGGTGTGTGCCGTGCCAGTACGAGCACCCGGTGCTCGAGTGGGGCCACCGCGAGTACGGCTCGAAGGCGGTGTTCCTGGGCGTGGTGTTCGAGGACTCCGAGGACAACGCCCGCGCCTTCCTGCGGCGCCAGGAGGCCAGGTTCCCGCAGCTCATCGACCCGCGCTCGCGCATGGCGGTGAGCTACGGCGTGGCGGGGGTGCCGGAGACGTACTTCATCGACCCGTCGGGCATCATCCGTGGCAAGCACGTGGGACCCATCGACCCGGAGTCGCTCACCCGTCGCATCCGGGAGATCACGACGACGAGCGAGCCCGCCGCCGAGGCCCAGCGTCCGTAG
- the ccsA gene encoding cytochrome c biogenesis protein CcsA, with protein sequence MNKLIKWGLPVVGLGVLAAGWWLGLAWAPPDREMGDVQRIMYVHVPLQWVAMLAMFLNFVMAVAHLLKSKPGWKLDSMAESAAEVGLVLGALGMVTGAIWGRPTWGVYWSWDPRLTSEAIMLVTYTGYLVLRRFVEDPDKRATWSAVVAILGAINLPIVWFSVRWWRSLHQVQSSPKTVDPQMVLPLRVAAIGMLMVTIALLIQRYRIALAERRAEVALPDALPGAGAPDVHNTPKVA encoded by the coding sequence ATGAACAAGCTCATCAAGTGGGGCCTCCCGGTGGTGGGCCTGGGCGTGCTCGCGGCGGGCTGGTGGTTGGGCCTGGCGTGGGCGCCTCCGGACCGGGAGATGGGTGACGTGCAGCGCATCATGTACGTGCACGTGCCACTCCAGTGGGTGGCCATGCTGGCCATGTTCCTGAACTTCGTGATGGCGGTGGCGCACCTGCTCAAGTCGAAGCCGGGCTGGAAGCTGGACTCCATGGCGGAGTCGGCGGCCGAGGTGGGGCTGGTGCTGGGCGCGCTGGGCATGGTGACCGGGGCCATCTGGGGCCGCCCGACGTGGGGCGTCTACTGGTCGTGGGACCCCCGCCTGACGTCGGAGGCCATCATGCTGGTGACGTACACCGGCTATCTGGTGCTGCGACGCTTCGTGGAGGACCCCGACAAGCGCGCGACGTGGAGCGCGGTGGTGGCGATCCTGGGCGCCATCAACCTGCCCATCGTCTGGTTCTCGGTGCGCTGGTGGAGGAGCCTGCACCAGGTGCAGTCGAGCCCGAAGACGGTGGATCCGCAGATGGTGCTGCCCCTGCGCGTGGCGGCCATCGGCATGCTGATGGTCACCATCGCCCTGCTCATCCAGCGCTACCGCATCGCCCTGGCCGAGCGCCGGGCGGAGGTGGCCCTGCCGGACGCGCTGCCCGGTGCGGGCGCGCCGGATGTCCACAACACCCCGAAGGTGGCCTGA
- a CDS encoding heme lyase CcmF/NrfE family subunit, which translates to MNGSLGYGLVLGGLAFATFGALVGLVTGLRRSEAGFPWVMRAVWGFAGCMIAANLVMVYALVSHDFSVKYVAQVGSRDTPLLYTVVSLWSALEGSILFWGFIMGAYVAAFAWLHRREHARYMSLALGTMLAVGVFFTFLIAGPANPWGAVSPVPPDGPGPNPLLQNHILMVIHPPFLYLGYVGMTVPFGVAVAGLLRGEIGEAWMAPLRRWTLVAWLFLSIGIILGAWWAYAVLGWGGYWAWDPVENASFLPWLTATAFMHSTMVQERKRMLKLWTLSLALASFVLTILGTFMTRSGIFNSVHSFTQSDIGPTFLVFLGVLLVLCIGLLAVRGPLLVPEGRMSSLVSREASILVNNLVFVAITFTVLLGTLYPLVSEAVRGVRVSVGEPYFNKMAVPGGIAVLFLMGVGPVLPWGTPDKATLRRQFIIPAVVGLIITAACFAVGLRGVYPLLTFGLAGFVTVVTVRELVAPVRVRMSERKEGLFTALVTSATKAQRRFGGYVVHLGIVLIIVAVAASSAYVKHTSGTLKKGQTMQLNGYQLKYLGLMSGEEPHRTFVAARLEVTTPGGAVTEMKPRLNYYERSTDPIGTPAVRETAGEDFYVSLMAFSEQAGNASFNVWVFPLVGWIWWSIPLLVLGTLIAIWPRRRAAVALSSAEVGASLAGGDAERGAA; encoded by the coding sequence GTGAACGGCTCGCTTGGATACGGACTGGTGCTCGGAGGGCTCGCGTTCGCGACCTTCGGCGCGCTGGTCGGCCTGGTCACCGGCCTGCGCCGCAGCGAGGCGGGCTTCCCGTGGGTGATGCGCGCGGTGTGGGGCTTCGCCGGCTGCATGATCGCCGCGAACCTGGTGATGGTGTACGCGCTCGTCTCGCACGACTTCAGCGTGAAGTACGTGGCGCAGGTGGGCAGCCGGGACACGCCGCTGCTCTACACGGTGGTGTCGCTGTGGAGCGCGCTGGAGGGGTCCATCCTCTTCTGGGGCTTCATCATGGGCGCATACGTCGCGGCCTTCGCGTGGCTGCACCGCCGCGAGCACGCGCGCTACATGTCGCTGGCGCTGGGCACCATGCTGGCGGTGGGCGTGTTCTTCACGTTCCTCATCGCCGGCCCCGCCAACCCCTGGGGCGCCGTGTCGCCGGTGCCGCCGGACGGCCCGGGTCCCAATCCCCTGCTGCAGAACCACATCCTGATGGTCATCCACCCGCCCTTCCTCTACCTGGGCTACGTGGGCATGACGGTGCCGTTCGGCGTGGCGGTGGCGGGGCTCTTGCGCGGTGAGATTGGCGAGGCGTGGATGGCGCCCCTGCGGCGCTGGACGCTGGTCGCCTGGCTGTTCCTGTCCATCGGCATCATCCTGGGCGCGTGGTGGGCCTACGCCGTGCTGGGCTGGGGCGGCTACTGGGCGTGGGATCCGGTGGAGAACGCCAGCTTCCTGCCGTGGCTGACGGCCACCGCGTTCATGCACTCGACGATGGTGCAGGAGCGCAAGCGGATGCTGAAGCTGTGGACGCTGTCGCTCGCGCTGGCGTCCTTCGTGTTGACCATCCTGGGCACGTTCATGACGCGCTCGGGCATCTTCAACTCGGTGCACTCCTTCACCCAGTCGGACATCGGCCCCACGTTCCTGGTGTTCCTGGGCGTGCTGCTGGTGCTGTGCATCGGCCTGCTGGCGGTGCGCGGGCCGCTGCTGGTGCCCGAAGGCCGGATGAGCTCGCTGGTGTCACGCGAGGCGAGCATCCTGGTCAACAACCTGGTGTTCGTGGCGATTACCTTCACCGTGCTGCTGGGCACGCTCTATCCGCTGGTGTCCGAGGCGGTGCGCGGCGTGCGCGTCAGCGTGGGTGAGCCGTACTTCAACAAGATGGCGGTGCCGGGCGGAATCGCCGTGCTGTTCCTGATGGGCGTGGGCCCGGTGCTGCCGTGGGGCACGCCGGACAAGGCCACGCTGCGCCGGCAGTTCATCATCCCCGCCGTGGTGGGGCTCATCATCACCGCGGCGTGCTTCGCGGTGGGGCTGCGCGGCGTCTACCCGCTGCTCACCTTCGGGCTCGCGGGCTTCGTCACCGTCGTCACGGTGCGCGAGCTGGTGGCGCCGGTGCGCGTGCGCATGTCGGAGCGCAAGGAGGGGCTGTTCACCGCGCTCGTCACCAGCGCCACCAAGGCGCAGCGCCGCTTCGGCGGCTACGTGGTGCACCTGGGCATCGTCCTCATCATCGTCGCGGTGGCCGCGTCGTCCGCGTACGTGAAGCACACGTCCGGCACGCTGAAGAAGGGCCAGACGATGCAGCTCAACGGCTACCAGCTGAAGTACCTGGGGCTGATGAGCGGCGAGGAGCCGCACCGCACCTTCGTCGCCGCGCGCTTGGAGGTGACGACGCCGGGCGGCGCCGTCACGGAGATGAAGCCCCGGCTCAACTACTACGAGCGGAGCACGGACCCCATCGGCACGCCCGCGGTGCGCGAGACGGCCGGCGAGGACTTCTACGTCTCGCTGATGGCGTTCTCCGAGCAGGCCGGCAACGCGAGCTTCAACGTCTGGGTCTTCCCCCTCGTCGGGTGGATCTGGTGGAGCATCCCGCTCCTGGTGCTGGGCACGCTCATCGCCATCTGGCCGCGTCGCAGGGCGGCGGTGGCACTGTCGAGCGCGGAGGTCGGCGCGAGCCTCGCCGGGGGTGACGCGGAACGGGGGGCGGCATGA
- a CDS encoding heme exporter protein CcmD, with amino-acid sequence MMTLTTLGVLAQAAGQVGSGRIQGGWGYVWACYGITVAALVLYSLSLWLRRPQASQDAKE; translated from the coding sequence ATGATGACGCTGACGACGCTGGGAGTCCTCGCCCAGGCCGCGGGCCAGGTGGGAAGTGGCCGCATCCAGGGGGGGTGGGGTTATGTCTGGGCCTGCTACGGCATCACCGTGGCCGCGCTCGTGCTTTACTCGCTGTCCCTCTGGCTGCGCCGGCCCCAGGCCTCGCAGGACGCGAAGGAGTAA
- a CDS encoding heme exporter protein CcmB, translating into MNLPTSPSRPRPIGLIGATLALLRKDLLIEWRTRARLNAIVFFAMATLLMFSFALGPDTRLLEKNAGGYFWLAILFASVLALGESFRVESENACMDGVRLAPADPRAIYLSKALGNALLLVALGLLLLPVMVALYGVRVVMGAVDLGSVLLLGSLALSAPGTVYAAISSNARARDVLLPLLLFPLVIPALLSAAKATTLVLQGDPMNQLGSWLGLLLGFNLIYWGVGFMLFPRIIED; encoded by the coding sequence GTGAATCTGCCAACAAGCCCCTCGCGCCCCCGGCCCATCGGCCTCATCGGCGCCACGCTGGCCCTGCTGCGCAAGGACCTGCTCATCGAGTGGCGCACGCGCGCGCGCCTCAACGCCATCGTCTTCTTCGCGATGGCCACCCTGCTGATGTTCTCCTTCGCGCTGGGCCCGGACACGCGCCTGTTGGAGAAGAACGCCGGCGGCTACTTCTGGCTGGCCATCCTCTTCGCCAGCGTGCTCGCCCTGGGCGAGTCCTTCCGCGTCGAGTCCGAGAACGCCTGCATGGACGGCGTGCGACTGGCCCCCGCCGACCCCCGCGCCATCTACCTGTCCAAGGCCCTGGGCAACGCGCTGCTCCTCGTCGCGCTGGGCCTCCTGCTCCTGCCCGTCATGGTCGCCCTGTACGGAGTGCGGGTGGTCATGGGGGCGGTGGACCTGGGCAGTGTCCTGCTGCTCGGCAGCCTGGCCCTCAGCGCACCGGGAACTGTGTACGCCGCGATTTCCAGCAATGCCCGGGCAAGGGATGTGCTCCTGCCTCTGCTATTGTTCCCGCTGGTCATCCCTGCCCTGCTGTCCGCGGCCAAGGCGACCACGCTCGTATTGCAGGGAGACCCCATGAATCAGTTGGGCTCATGGCTAGGGCTTTTGCTCGGTTTCAATCTGATTTACTGGGGCGTGGGCTTCATGCTCTTCCCTCGCATCATCGAGGACTGA
- the ccmA gene encoding heme ABC exporter ATP-binding protein CcmA: MTPHSAAAALALHDVSKRYGRRWALARLTYSLPAGRSLLLTGHNGSGKTTLLRMLATALSPTAGRVEVLGKDAVVHRDELRRDVALLSHASFLYEDLTAHQNLTVLARLLGHPSPKDAAEGLLGRVGLGKRSDNPVRGFSAGMRKRLAIARLLMKAPTLALLDEPFGELDPEGIREMEGIIAQLKSSGVTVVLATHLIDQGLSLCEERLHLQDGRAVLA, encoded by the coding sequence ATGACTCCCCACTCCGCCGCTGCCGCGCTCGCGTTGCATGACGTCAGCAAGCGCTATGGACGTCGCTGGGCGCTGGCGCGTCTGACGTACTCGCTCCCCGCCGGGCGCTCGCTGCTGCTCACCGGCCACAACGGCTCCGGCAAGACGACGCTCCTGCGCATGCTCGCCACCGCGCTGAGCCCCACCGCGGGCCGCGTGGAGGTGTTGGGCAAGGACGCCGTCGTCCACCGCGACGAGCTGCGCCGCGACGTGGCGCTCCTGTCCCACGCCAGCTTCCTCTACGAGGACCTCACCGCGCACCAGAACCTCACCGTGCTGGCGCGGCTGCTGGGGCACCCCTCGCCGAAGGACGCGGCGGAGGGCCTGCTCGGCCGGGTGGGCCTGGGCAAGCGCTCCGACAACCCGGTGCGCGGCTTCAGCGCCGGCATGCGCAAGCGCCTGGCCATCGCCCGGCTCCTCATGAAGGCCCCGACCCTCGCGCTCCTCGACGAGCCCTTCGGCGAGCTGGACCCGGAAGGCATCCGAGAGATGGAGGGCATCATCGCCCAGCTCAAGTCGAGCGGCGTCACGGTGGTATTGGCAACGCACCTCATCGACCAGGGGCTGTCCCTGTGCGAGGAGCGCCTGCACCTGCAGGACGGACGGGCGGTGTTGGCGTGA
- the exoL gene encoding spore coat polysaccharide deacetylase ExoL → MAAYRRVQSGGRRILIVSYHRVVSDFTGELQRSIPGLLISQETFRRHLEEASAAGFELASIGDAVDVMSGRRVAKKDLCVITFDDGYRDVYRYAYPILKQMGVPAITYLPTAFIGTKRRFNHDRLFHLLRRAQERHYHPVYAALPEASMELLGPILSGQKTVSAALDDFIGEHPTRVLTAIIDALEQQLGGGQDLVPEQGDVMNWDEVRRMARDGFEFGAHTLGHTVLTLEPQAVVEQEILESKRTIEAEVGIQVRDFAYCNGWYSDEVIRVLASNGFRSGVTTEDLPNRIGGDPFTLKRKVLWENFSLGMLGDYSSPLTGCQLDDCFGLLGVSRPVPGRRTHSFRGSLLGNVLATPDGVALKEAP, encoded by the coding sequence ATGGCGGCCTATCGGAGGGTGCAGTCGGGTGGCAGGCGCATCCTCATCGTGAGTTATCACCGCGTGGTGAGCGACTTCACCGGGGAGCTTCAGCGCTCCATCCCGGGGTTGCTCATCAGCCAGGAGACGTTCCGGCGTCATCTCGAGGAGGCCTCGGCGGCCGGCTTCGAGCTGGCGTCGATTGGCGACGCGGTGGATGTGATGTCGGGTCGGAGGGTGGCGAAGAAGGACCTGTGCGTCATCACCTTCGACGACGGGTACCGGGACGTGTACCGGTACGCGTACCCCATCCTGAAGCAGATGGGCGTGCCGGCCATCACCTATCTGCCAACAGCGTTCATCGGCACGAAGCGGCGGTTCAACCATGACCGCCTCTTCCACCTGCTCAGGCGCGCGCAGGAGCGGCACTACCACCCGGTGTACGCGGCGCTGCCGGAGGCGTCGATGGAGCTCTTGGGCCCCATCCTCTCCGGGCAGAAGACGGTGTCCGCGGCGCTGGATGACTTCATCGGGGAGCACCCCACGCGGGTGCTGACGGCCATCATCGACGCGCTGGAGCAGCAGCTCGGCGGTGGCCAGGACCTGGTGCCCGAGCAGGGCGACGTCATGAACTGGGACGAGGTGCGCCGCATGGCGCGCGACGGGTTCGAGTTCGGCGCGCACACGTTGGGGCACACGGTGTTGACGCTGGAGCCGCAGGCGGTGGTGGAGCAGGAGATTCTGGAGTCCAAGCGGACCATCGAGGCGGAGGTGGGCATCCAGGTGCGCGACTTCGCGTACTGCAACGGGTGGTACTCGGACGAGGTCATCCGCGTGCTCGCCTCGAACGGCTTCCGCTCGGGCGTGACGACGGAGGACCTGCCCAACCGCATCGGTGGGGATCCGTTCACCCTCAAGCGCAAGGTGCTGTGGGAGAACTTCAGCCTGGGGATGCTCGGGGACTACTCGTCGCCGCTCACCGGCTGCCAGCTGGATGACTGCTTCGGGCTGCTCGGCGTGAGCCGCCCGGTGCCGGGGCGCAGGACGCACTCCTTCCGCGGCAGCCTGCTGGGCAACGTGCTGGCGACGCCCGACGGAGTGGCCCTGAAGGAGGCTCCGTGA